From the Thermus brockianus genome, the window AAAGGCCAAGTTTGGCTAACGCCGTTGGGTAAGGTAGACCCCGAGGCCGATGAGGAGAAGCCCCGGGAGGTCCATCCCCTTGGGGGCTTCCCCCAGGAGGAGGAGGCTCAGGAGGAGGGCGAGCGCAGGGGTCAGGTTCATGAAGGGCGCCACCAGGCTTGCGGGGTGGCGCTGGAGCACCCTTCCCCAAAGGGTGAAGGCGAGGAAAGCGCCGCCCAAGGCGGTATAGAGGAGGGCGGCCCACCCTTTCAGGCTTGCCGCTCCGAACGGGGAAAAGAGGGCCACGGGAAAGAGGAGGAGGCTTCCTAGGAGCATGCTGGCCGCCGTGACCTCCAGGGGTTCCCGCCCCCTAACTGCCAGGGTGACCCCCACGCTGTAGATGCCCCAAAGGAGGGCAGCCAAAACCAGGAGGAGGTCCCCGAGAAGCCGGTCTTTACCCCCGCCTGCGGCGTGGCCCAAGGCCAAGAGGACGACCCCGCTTCCCGAAAGGAGAAGCCCGAGAAGGAGTTTGGAGGAAAAGGGCTTGCGGAAGTAAAGCCCCCTTTTCGGATATTCACCTGCGTACTCACCTCACGCCACCGCCCGCAACACCCGGGTGATGGGCAGACCCGCCTGCCCAAGAAGCTGGGCCACCACGCTCCAGGCCATCACCCAAGCTTCCACTTGCAGGGCCACCGCCTTCAGCCCCCGTACCCTCCCCACCGCCCCCACCAGCCCCATCGGCCCCTTCAGCAGACCAAAGACCGTCTCCAGCTCCCACCGCCGCCCCAAAAGCCTCCGGTACGCACCTCTCCCCCGCCGCCGCAGGTTCAAAAGCCGCCCCCTCCCCTTTGGCCTTCCCCGTCTCCGGTTATGCCCCGTCACCAGAAGCATCCCTCGCCTCCTCGTCAACCGAAAGTTGGCTTCCCCCTCGTAGGCCGCGTCCGCCACCACCACGGGGGGCTTCTCCCCAGGAAACCTCTCCACCCCCCAGAGCATCCCCCGCCCCACCGGGGAGTCGTGCCATGAGGCCGGGGTCACCCGTAGGGCCAGCACCTCCCCCGTGTCCAGGTCCACGAGGAGGTGGAGCTTGTACCCATAAACCCAGCCCCCATCCGAGCCCACGCCCCAAGCCGCCTCCCCATCCGACCTCTGGGCGGGGAGAAGGGTGGCGTCCATGGCCAGCACCCGCCTC encodes:
- a CDS encoding DMT family transporter, whose protein sequence is MALGHAAGGGKDRLLGDLLLVLAALLWGIYSVGVTLAVRGREPLEVTAASMLLGSLLLFPVALFSPFGAASLKGWAALLYTALGGAFLAFTLWGRVLQRHPASLVAPFMNLTPALALLLSLLLLGEAPKGMDLPGLLLIGLGVYLTQRR
- a CDS encoding transposase; translated protein: MEAHQTPPSILPLPLEELVPLLQAWLQARLPEGERKPGRPRTFSDLSLFLFHLVRALLGFSSERMRRELARNPRLRKRLGLERVPSSATLSERSRKLPWPLLRGGKRVGRGRRVLAMDATLLPAQRSDGEAAWGVGSDGGWVYGYKLHLLVDLDTGEVLALRVTPASWHDSPVGRGMLWGVERFPGEKPPVVVADAAYEGEANFRLTRRRGMLLVTGHNRRRGRPKGRGRLLNLRRRGRGAYRRLLGRRWELETVFGLLKGPMGLVGAVGRVRGLKAVALQVEAWVMAWSVVAQLLGQAGLPITRVLRAVA